The following proteins come from a genomic window of Methanobrevibacter sp. TMH8:
- a CDS encoding P-II family nitrogen regulator encodes MKRVIAIIRQEKFEDVKSALVDIGCEGMTVNEVKGRGKQLGLKESYRGSNYCIDLIPKTRVELVIKEENLEKVIETIENSARTGEIGDGKIFVSPVEDVVRIRTGESGRDAI; translated from the coding sequence ATGAAAAGAGTTATAGCTATCATTCGACAAGAAAAATTTGAGGACGTTAAAAGCGCACTTGTTGATATTGGTTGCGAAGGTATGACAGTTAATGAGGTTAAAGGAAGAGGAAAACAATTAGGATTGAAAGAATCATACAGAGGATCTAATTATTGTATAGACCTCATTCCTAAAACACGTGTTGAACTTGTTATCAAAGAGGAAAATCTTGAGAAAGTTATAGAAACCATTGAAAATTCAGCTCGAACTGGAGAAATTGGAGACGGAAAAATATTTGTTTCTCCTGTAGAAGATGTAGTTAGAATAAGAACTGGTGAAAGTGGTAGAGATGCTATTTAA